DNA sequence from the Nodosilinea sp. FACHB-141 genome:
CAGTCGTCTACAGGTAACCTGCCCCCACTGTCAGGGTGAGTTTCAAGTGGAGACCGTTCCTTTGGGGGAGTCGTAGGCTATCCAGCGGATCGATTGCGGGAGGAAATTGCCTACTTGGCTTACCATTTTCATTGGTCCTATGGGCAGGTGATGGGAATGGAACACTGGGAGCGGCAGCAATGGGTAGCCGAAATTGCCCGTATTAACCAGCAGTTGAATGAGGAGAGGTAGATGAGAAACAGGAGATATAAAACATTATGCGTGGATTGACGGGAATATCGGCGATCGCCTCCGATGTATTAGGCGTAAGGCTAAATCCTTACATACCTTACAACTTTCTGGTGGAGCTAGACGGGCTAGTGACGGGCGGATTCATGGAGGTTTTTGGGCTAGAGAGTGAAATTAAACTTGAATCCTACGAAGAAGGCGGTCAAAACGATTACGTCCATCAATTTCCCACTCGGACAACCTATCCTAATTTAGTACTGAGTAAGGGACTGACTGATGCTTGGACTCTGTGGAGTTGGTATGACGATGCTTGTCACGGCAAAATCTGCCGCCGCAACGGCACGATTATGCTGCTCGATCACCAGCGATTGCCCGTGAGATGGTGGAACTTTAGAGATGCTTATCCAGTGAAGTGGACGGGGCCTCAATTTAATAGCAGTGCTCAGGATATTGCGGTAGAAAAAATCGAACTGGTGCATCGAGGCATCACAATCCCAATAGCAAGTAAAGGGCTTCGCAGAGCCAATCAACTTGATCGTTTAGAGACTTCTTAAGCAGTAGGCAATATTTGCGGTGCGTCGGTCGATCGCGCTGGTAGAGAGGATAGCAAAGGCATTGGTATAGTGAGGAATCCGGTAGCAACAGGCTTGAGTAACGTAACTAACAGCGCTACAAACGTGATTAATTCCTAAAATGTATGGTTCAGTCCCTCTGGCAAGATGCCCTTAATCTACAGCTAGCTCAGCGCCTACTGCGTCCCCTCATTCGTCCTGGTGTCATTCCCGACACACTGGCAGTGGCAATTTTTGAGCGATCGCGCCAGTTCAAGCAACGCCTTAGTTTGCTGCATCACTTTCAACAGCGCTGGAACAAACAATTTGATCTCCAGGTACCGGACATACCCATTGTCTATGCTCATTGGGCTGCTCCCGCAACACAAAGCGTTGTCTCTGACAATCTTTCTGATCGCAATCAGGAAGGTTCTAGTGAATCGGTACGGATAGAGCGGGAACACACTATTTCAACTCAAACCGTGATCCAGCAGCCCGTCGATGGAGCAACAGATTCAGCTTCCCCCTCCCTGCCACTAGTAATTCAAGCTAAATTTGTGGATCCTGCCGCTTCGACAGCTACCTCACATCTGCTGCCAACCCCATCTAATTCAACGTCTCTTCAGTCTTCAATTAAGGATAGAGAAACTGAGGGTAGAGAATCAGCCTTGCCAAGGCTAAGTGTGAGTGCAGCTTCCATACCCAAGTCTTCCCAACTTCCGATCGTGACTGCATCACCGCGATCGCCCTTATTGGAGCCAGAACTCAATAGGGGAATGTCTTCTGTAGAAGAGCAAGCCTTGGTGGTTAAAGCAGACAATCAACCTGCGCTGCCAACTTCATCCCAATTACCAGAACAGAAACCTCTACTGCGATCGCCAGCGGTCAATCAGCTACCCCTTGCAAGTGCAACATCGCAACCAATTGGTTCAGAGCTAACCACTGCAATCGCGGCCCTAACGACTGAATCCCAACCTCTAGAAGAACTGCCCCTCACCAAAGCAGAAAAAGTGCAATTGGTGGTTAAAGCAGACAATCAACCTGAGCTGCCAACTTCATCCCAATTACCAGAACAGAAACCTCTAATGCGATCGCCAGCGGCCAATCAGCTACCGCTTTCAAGTGCAACATCGCCACCAACTGGTTCAGATCTAAACACCGCGATCGCGGCCCTAACGACTGAATCCCAACCTCTAGAAGAACTGCCCCTCACCAAAGCAGAAAAAGTGCAATTGGTGGTTAAAGCAGACAATCAACCTGAGCTGCCAACTTCATCCCAATTACCAGAACAGAAACCTCTAATGCGATCGCCAGCGGCCAATCAGCTACCGCTTTCAAGTGCAACATCGCCACCAACTGGTTCAGATCTAAACACCGCGATCGCAGCCCCAACGACTGGATCCCAACCTTTAGGGGAACTGCCCCTCGTGAAGGTAGAAAATGCGGCTGCATTATCTCCATCTCAGGCGCTCCGACAGCAAACTCAACCGATGGTATTTGCCCATGCGCTAACCCAGGTTTCTTCCAGTAAGCAGGAATTACCCATGACGACCGCTTTTAGTCATCAGTCAACTGACCGATCACCTATTGTCAACGGTCAACCTGCTAACCAAACTCTATCTACCCCAACAGTCTCTCCCACCCAACCGTCGGTAGATGTTAGCCGCCTAACCCAGCAAGTGGAACGAAAACTGATACGGAAACTCGCTGTAGAGCGCGAGCGTAGAGGACAACGGACATGGCATTAGAAAGACTCACAATTCAAGTTGAAGAAAGCAGAAATAAATTTAGTAAAGAGATACCTGTTCTCTACAACCCCAATAAGCTAACGATTGTAAAGTCTGGCTGGAAAGCTAGTGCCAATGGTCTAGTGCCAAAGGACGATCCTGCTAGCCTCACAGTTGAGCTTTTCTTTGATACCAGTGCTCCCGATAAAGATAACACTGCTTCGTCGATCTTTCAAAAAGCTACAGACTTGTTAACCACTCCTAGTACGCAAGCCATAGATGTCAGGATATATACTCTCCCCATCTATAACCTCAGTTTCATAAATGCCCGCTTCAATCTTGGTCGGCCTCCTCTTTGCCGGTTGGTGTGGGGAGGCAAGCCTAATATTAGACATTTTAATGGCTCCGTGCTGTTTAAAGGGGTTCTTCAGCAGGTCATTCAAACCTTTACCCACTTCACTGCTGAGGGTATGCCAGTCCGAGCCACTCTCAACTGTACGTTTCTAGAGTGGGAAGAACCTGAACAACAGCAGAAGAAGACAAATCCCGTTGATGATCCGATTCGCATTATTAAGCAAGGAGAAACCCTCAGCAGCATTGCCCAGGAAGAATATGGTGACTCTTCTCTGTGGCGAATCATTGCCAATGCCAATCGGTTGAATAATCCTCGTACGTTAGAGGTTGGTAGTTTTCTGACTGTGCCGCCATTGCCTTCTCAAGGAGGACGTTAGCGATGCCACAAGTCAAATCTGGTTCAGATAGGCTAGCTCCAAAAGTCGAAATTCTGATTAACAGTCGTCTTCTAGAAACCAAGGCAAAGACCAGTGTACTGGCTGTAGAAGTTGCGGAAGATGTTGAGGCCGTGGGCATGTTTACTCTAGAACTCAACAATGAGAATCTAGAGGATCAAAAGGTTGTATTGTCCGACGATGATCAGTTTAAGCCAGGTAACAAAGTCGAGATCAAGTTTGGCTACGGCAACCAAATAAAAGTGGTTATGGTGGGAGAAATTACCGGGTTGGAACCCGAGTTTTTTTCTGACCAGGCTCCTCGATTAATCGTGCGTGGGCATGACTTAAGCCATCGCCTGATGCGAGGCACCAAAACTCGATCGTTCACTGGAATGCGAGACAGCGATATTGTGGCGCAGGTTGCCGGAGATGCCAACTTATCTGTGAGCGCTAGTCCTACCTCAGAACAGCTAGAATATGTGCTGCAACGGAATCAAACAGATCTGGCGTTTATTCGCGATCGCGCCTCTCGGATTGGGTACGAGATCCTGGTTGAAGGCACCGTGTTAATCTTTCGCCCCTTGCAGCCTCAGGGTGAAGCAAAACTGACGCTAGACCGAACCGACCTGTTGGAATTCTCTCCCCGCTTGAACACCTTAGGGCAGGTAAATGAAGTGGAAGTTCGGGGCTGGGATGCTCGGCAAAAAGAGCCTACTGTAGTAGGAAAAGCCAGCGATAGCAATGTGGTCGCAATGGGCAAAGACACAACCAGTGGTATCCGTGCCACCGCCAGTGAATTTGGCAAGACGGCCTATGCCGTGATTGACCAAGCGGCAGCGAGTCCTCAAGCGGCCCAAACGATTGCCCAGGGGCAAATCAACCGGATGGCGTTGAGCTACATCACCGGGGAAGGGGCTTGCAAGGGCAACGCAGCCCTACAAGCCGGTCAGGTAATCAAAATTGTGGGGCTGGGACAGCGTTTTAGTGGAAACTACTACGTGACTGCTACCAACCATCGCTATGCCGTTGGAGAAGGCTATCGCACCGAGTTTAGCGTGAGGAGGAATGCAACCCGATGCCCTTAGGAGATTTAGTCAGTTTATTGACACCGTTAGAAGCAAGCGATCGCATTTATGGAGTCATGATTGCGATCGTCACTAACATCCAAGATCCCCAAAAACTGGGTCGGATGAAGATTAAACTGCCGCTGCTTTCGATGACCGATGAGAGTGACTGGGCACGGATGCTAACCCCCCTTGCGGGTAACGAGCAGGGGCTATATTGCCTCCCGCAAGTAGGCGACGAAGTGTTAGTCGCTTTTGAGCAGGGCGATCCTCAACACCCCTATGTTTTAGGTGCCCTCTGGAGTGCTAGTGCTATCCCTCCCACAGCCGAGGTGAGTCAGCGCCAACTGGTATCCCGCAGTGGTCACGCGATCGTGCTGGATGACACTGAGGGTTCTGAGCAGATCGAGATTCGCGATCGCACGGGCAAAAATCGCATTGTCATCACCAGCAAAGATAATAGCCTGGTGATTGAAGGTGAGGGTGAAATCACGATCAAAGCCAAAGGCAAGCTGACTCTATCGGGCAAAGGGGTAGAAATTGACGCCCAGGGTAGCAAGGTAGACGTTAAAGCCAGTCAAATGGAGGTGAAGTGAGCGATGGATAGCGACTTTTTAGGAGTTGGATGGACTTCTCCAGTAACGCTGGATGGTAAAGGGCAAATTCAGCCCGCTCGTTATGAAGAAGCCGTGCGCCAATCAATTCGCATGATCTTGAGCACTGCCAGAGGCGAACGGTTAATGCGTCCTGACTTTGGCTGTAGCCTGCACGATCTAGTGTTTTCTACCAACAGTGTAGCGGCGATCGGTCAGGTAATCAGTGC
Encoded proteins:
- a CDS encoding DUF6760 family protein, with the translated sequence MREEIAYLAYHFHWSYGQVMGMEHWERQQWVAEIARINQQLNEER
- a CDS encoding phage tail protein, with translation MRGLTGISAIASDVLGVRLNPYIPYNFLVELDGLVTGGFMEVFGLESEIKLESYEEGGQNDYVHQFPTRTTYPNLVLSKGLTDAWTLWSWYDDACHGKICRRNGTIMLLDHQRLPVRWWNFRDAYPVKWTGPQFNSSAQDIAVEKIELVHRGITIPIASKGLRRANQLDRLETS
- a CDS encoding LysM peptidoglycan-binding domain-containing protein, encoding MALERLTIQVEESRNKFSKEIPVLYNPNKLTIVKSGWKASANGLVPKDDPASLTVELFFDTSAPDKDNTASSIFQKATDLLTTPSTQAIDVRIYTLPIYNLSFINARFNLGRPPLCRLVWGGKPNIRHFNGSVLFKGVLQQVIQTFTHFTAEGMPVRATLNCTFLEWEEPEQQQKKTNPVDDPIRIIKQGETLSSIAQEEYGDSSLWRIIANANRLNNPRTLEVGSFLTVPPLPSQGGR
- a CDS encoding phage late control D family protein, translating into MPQVKSGSDRLAPKVEILINSRLLETKAKTSVLAVEVAEDVEAVGMFTLELNNENLEDQKVVLSDDDQFKPGNKVEIKFGYGNQIKVVMVGEITGLEPEFFSDQAPRLIVRGHDLSHRLMRGTKTRSFTGMRDSDIVAQVAGDANLSVSASPTSEQLEYVLQRNQTDLAFIRDRASRIGYEILVEGTVLIFRPLQPQGEAKLTLDRTDLLEFSPRLNTLGQVNEVEVRGWDARQKEPTVVGKASDSNVVAMGKDTTSGIRATASEFGKTAYAVIDQAAASPQAAQTIAQGQINRMALSYITGEGACKGNAALQAGQVIKIVGLGQRFSGNYYVTATNHRYAVGEGYRTEFSVRRNATRCP
- a CDS encoding phage baseplate assembly protein V, encoding MPLGDLVSLLTPLEASDRIYGVMIAIVTNIQDPQKLGRMKIKLPLLSMTDESDWARMLTPLAGNEQGLYCLPQVGDEVLVAFEQGDPQHPYVLGALWSASAIPPTAEVSQRQLVSRSGHAIVLDDTEGSEQIEIRDRTGKNRIVITSKDNSLVIEGEGEITIKAKGKLTLSGKGVEIDAQGSKVDVKASQMEVK
- a CDS encoding GPW/gp25 family protein — translated: MDSDFLGVGWTSPVTLDGKGQIQPARYEEAVRQSIRMILSTARGERLMRPDFGCSLHDLVFSTNSVAAIGQVISAVQESLIQWEPRIDVLNVTAIPDADEPNRLLIDIRYLVRTTNNLFNLVYPFYVT